GCGTTGTAAAGTCAAATATTGTTGGAACAGCATCTTCCCTTAAGACACAACTGGAGGTgccctgaaaaacaaaaaagcaggaGATCACACCATTGTGCTTATCCTCACTATTCTAACAGGTTCACATCGTGTAACATTGGAATAAAGGACtaattatacacacacaggagcactgGGAACCACTTGGTACACAGTACACTCATTGGCACTTTGGTACTTTGTATGTATATAAAAAGACTGACGTTTACTGACCCAACCTTTGGCTTTTACAAACTGTTTCATACTGTTTTCATATAGCAAAATATTATAGGAAattcaaaatcacatttatAATATTGAGCAACCAAAACCATCAACTTATGCTAATACACTGAGTTACATGTCTATTTGGAATACATGTATACTTATGATAGCAATTTAATtctatatgtatgtatgtatgtatgtatgtatgtatgtgtgtgtgtgtgtgtgtgtgtgtgtgtgtgtgtgtgtgtgtgtgtgtgtgtgtgtgtgtgtgtgtgtgtgtgtgtgtgtgtgtgtgtgtgtgtgtgtgtttggggggggcaTCAGAAAATGGTCAGACAAAAGGAGTGATCATTCTGCATGTGTTGGGTCAGGAAGCAAGGAGTCTGAACATCTGAATGTCTGCATGTCGCCTTCTCGGGGTCTTTTACCCTCTGAAAATGACCCCACATGCAGCTCCTGAATGCAGTTtgagttgtttttcttcttgaaaaGTGAAAACTCGACTAAAACTCTTGTCCTCAACAAAGGTCTGGTTGACTATTAGAGGGCAGTCCTGGAAGCATCAATGTGTTTGAACATCATAGGCTTTACAAAAATAGGATTTATTTCTTGGCTGTTGCAATAACTTGTGTGtgcctaataaactggtaaTCCAGGTTATTCTGGCAGTAGTGAAAACAGCACAACGCGGGTTCTTACCTGGTGAGAGATCATAGAAGGCTCAAAGTGCTTCGCACAAAGTCTGTACAGCTTATGCAACTGCTCAGCAGGTTCGGATGCCAAATCTTGGCGATGACAGTTGTTCAGCCATTGTTTGCAGCTGAAAAAAGGCATAAATTGTTGTTGATTAAAATGGGCTTTAGCGGAAACACTTCAGTGCTCTACATCGTGGCTCTACAAACAGACATAAGCACTAAAATGGTTGTGAAACTGTTTCAACATGGTTCACTGTGATGCACCAGTTTCACATGCGTGAGTGCAGTGACTCTTTGCACTGCTAAAATAGTAGGAGGTCAGTGTTGTACACTACACTATAGACTGTGACTGACAGAACAGCTTGAACTGGGCTACACACTTGATGTAGTTAGATTAAGACACATTAGAGGCAGAGGACCAAAACAAAACGAAAATAGCTACCATATTAATTCACTAGTTATTAAAAGGTGACATTCTTAAACGTGCTTACTGTgagaaataaatagataagaacatataaatgtatatttatttatagataaaTAAGAATTCATTTTGTTACTACTAGTGTATGCAGACACTATATTACTGCAGGCGAGTTGTTTCAGTTGGCAACTTTCAAACTACTACACATCCACGAGGGCAGACTTCATGACTGGGAGAAAGCATgatcacagcaaacacagcatcTACACACGGCTCTGTGACAGGCGCTGGTGGAGCAGGCTGCTACTGTAAAGGGTCATACCTGCACCAGTGACTCACTGATGCACCTGGCTGACACAACTGTGCCTCCGTTCTGACAATgattaaaaagagagaggactgTGGCTGATTGCTGACTAAAACTTTCACCGTGTCGATCCAGCTCTTTGCCTTCAGCCCGTCAGTCACTATTCTTTTCCTTCTCCGTCCATCAACTTTATGGATGCATGCACAAAATAAGGTATAATTCCTGTAAAGACATGAGAATCTCTTCCCTCCATTCAGCACAGTATCTGGGGGGGGGGAGCCACTCTTAACATGAGCACATGGACAACACTGAGGTCTCTAAAGTCTTTCCTCTGGCTTGGGGGTTACATTTCCTGCCCGTGGACACTGAGCTGTGCCACAGCCAGCTGATCTGCAGCTGTCACACAGTTACAGCCCTTAAATAAATTAATCCTCCTGAATTCATTTCTAAGGCGGACTGCACTCCTGCACTCCTGcactcctgcagcagcagcagggtctgGGAGTGAACAAACAGCGCCAGTGAGAAGGTGACAGGCGGAAGAGAGGCGCTGCACTGCTCTGAATTCACGGGGACGTCACCTGTTCAAACTACACCAGGAATAGAAGTTTCATTTCACATAGTTCACAATGAGCTGCGCTGCACATTAGCAGTAATGTGCTCGGCTCGGGGAGCGGAGTGTACCGGGACCCCCCCAGCGCGCTACCGGAGGGAGGTATCGTAGTTGTTCCAGGCTCCCATCAGTCCTCCTCCCGCTGCCACACGGTCGAGACGGTAGGTGTCGTATAGCCACCGACCGCGATTTAAATTACAGCATAAAAAGTTTTTAACTATGGTTTCTCTTTGTTCGGCAAACGACTGGAGGCATCAGATAAATCGATAGAGTCGATATCACACCGCGGGGTCGGTCTCCGAGCCCGAGGGAGCGAACGGAGTCTGTTTCACACGGACTTTTCTTTCAAGAGTAACGTTGGTCTGCGCCATTTTCGACAGAGTTGTGTCACTGTTAGCCAACATGATGTTAAGCTAACGCCAGTGCTAACAGTGGATAGCTAACACATTCATTTTGCATGCTAAGTGGCTCGCTTTTTACACACGAGCTGAGCTCTTACCGCTCCGGGTCCAAAGGAAAGCTGAAAAGTGGAGTGGAGTTTTCGGATTCCCCTCGCTGGTAATCACAGTTCGCTGCGGCGCAGCAGTCAGTCATTTTGGACTGCAatgtagctagctagcaagtAAGCTAGCTTAGCTGGCGGTTGCAAGCTGGCAAGCCTACTGTGAGCAAACCAGCAGGAGAGTCTACAGAGTCATGCCTTGGGCAAAACCTGCAACCGACACAGTTGAGTTTCAACCTTAGTCTCGCTTGATGTCTCTTTGGCAAACTAAGAACCTACTAATTCCATGCTTTCAAAAGTTGATGTTGCGTGGTGAGCCAAGAGTCGCCGAAAGCGTGTTATCCCATCAACCAGGAACTGGACCGTGCAGTACCGAGCGTCCACCAGCAGAGGGCACAATGGCACCGCCAGGCGTGGCCCAAGAGTCTTATCGTCAAGATGATTCCCATCCCTCTCAGTCGGTACCGAGCACGGTGGTGTCCCTGAAAGCCCCACGGCCGCTAGCAACTGGTTTCCGCTGgttctgctttgaaaatgtggCAGTTTGCGCCACCAAGACACAACATCAACTAAAATAGTCACAGGCGAATCCGACCGTGAATTTTTGCGTCGCTGTGACAGGATACACTTTTGTTATGCATGCATGTTTTGTACATATCaacttaaattaaaaattatacaACAAAAATAGTCTTTGCTtttgtggtatttatttattttaggttagttagttagttagtactacaatgaaaattattttgtattaattataCACCATAACTGTTTCCCCACAAATTGTGGTTCCTTAAAAATGCTATTATTCATTAACATTTAACCCACATATAGCTCCTACAGTTCTGTTCATGTCGTGAAGTGCAGCACTTCTCTTGTTTTGACTTGATACTCTCAGCCTTGGATTTGTGGCTTAGTCCTCTTCAGGCTTTTTAAAGATTAGTCATTCTGACTTTTGTCCCCCACAGATCCAGTTCTCCAGGAGACCATTTAAATCTGCATGGTGCTGTATCCTGGATCCTATCCCATCAGACTTTTTTGTCATCTTTACACTTTCACGTTTTTTTCTCACCCATAAAATGCTCACGAGTGTCTTGGCAGAAAAGAAGAGTGAGAACACAGACTGGAGCCACTGAGAAATGAGTTTGGAACTAAAGgtgtccttttttaaaaatacagttaTCTGGCACATTCACTAacagtctgtttctgtttatttgtgtctttggGGGGGTGAATGTCGTATATAAACACCTAAATGATGCACACCAAGTATGTGTTATTTACCACAGGTGTgctctccctgctgctgtcaggtgaAATGTCCAGAAGAAGAACAGATGATGATAAAAGCTCCCCTATAACACAAGTTAGAGAGAGTTACATTAACACCAGAAACTACTGACGGTGACTCAGCTGTTTGGTCGCAAGCACACAATCCATTCACAGGAACCATAAGCAAAGTCCAAGATGGATGGTGATAGATACTGGTAGATAGATACCAAATCTCCACCTTACAGAGTACCTGAGAAAAAGTCTGACAGAACTCAAAACTTGGCGATTAATTGCCAGGACACATCTCTGATAATGTGCTAACTGGCGGTCATATCCACCTTGTACCAGCCCCCGTTCAGCAGATTTCTGTTCTAATTGACTTAAAAACGTACATAAACATTTAGAATGAGGACCACAAAAGGTTATTAAACCAGAGACACTAACTCTTTATTAACATGTACAGGGAGGGGTTTATAGCTGAGCCCCCTTATCCGATGTCAGCAGAACACTGggtgacacagcaaaaacactACATGAGTATTAACTGCCAccttaaaatacaaaatcattTGCAACTCACTTCTACAAAGGAGTGAAGAACACCGGGAAGTTTACAGGGTGTTAACGGGGAGGTCAATAATGGCTCctcaaaacacaacaggaacagaaggaaaagcacaggaaCAGCTAGATGTCTGATGTTCATCAGTCAACTGATgacaaaactttatttacattctACGTTCACTCAATCACAAAAAGCAGTATGAGGGCTGGATAGTGAAAAACCTACGCAGATGTTTATCTCATCAGGACAAGACGCGATGATAGCACCTGACTTGCTAATAACGCTGTGGATCATCTGTCCGGAGGCTTAATGACCGTATTAAAACAGACTACGACCCGTCCTCTTTGTCAGGGTGGGTCTTCATGTAGACCTCAACCATCGCATCCAAATCGTACCCAACATCACAGTTCATGCTCAAAAGAGCGAGGCTCTTTGATTTGAATTCGTCTGGCGTGTTCTCCATGTACTTCTGAAAGTGCTTGTGCGCCACAGTGCAGCTGTCCTCCACCACCAAGGTGGGCAGGACGCCGACGAGCCTCAGCACTGAAAGCATGTTGGGGAAGAACTTCACATCGGCCAGCTGCAGTGTTTCACGGAGACTCGAAGGAAAAGTATCGCCTTTGCCCTTTTTGCTCCATTTAACCCACCAGCAGTGCAGTTCGGCGGAGAGGGTTCCTGCGTTGGGGATGTCGTTTTTAAACACTTGCACGCACTCTTCCTCGGGTTCAGCAGACTTATGCTGCTCTATGACAGCAGGGACCAGTGACAGACACCTCAGGACCTTCAGGTGGTCCTCGCAGAAGAGTTCTTTCATTTCCTTAATGACGTGGTCCACCACAGGAACGGACAGGTGCTCCTTGTAGTAACTCTCTGGCCGAATGGCTCCAGATCCTGACTGATGCTTTCTCAGGACTGAGCGTGGAACCTTAACTGGGATCTCCATCGCTGTGGCTAGGTTAACGGCCTCATCATACCAGAACTCATGATACACATCCACGTTGTCAGACACTTCCTTCAGAGACTGGAGTAAACCCTTTAAACTGGTTGCAGCAAAATGGGCATCTGTTGCTTCCCCTTGCAGGTTCTTCCCGAATGCTCGTGTCAGTATTGTAGCGTTTTTCAGCACCACCAGCGCCATGACAAACTCAAAATCAACCAGGGCTTTTGAAATCTCTAAGGCGTCGTGTGTGACTTGATCGCTCCACCTCATGTCCTCGTTGTCGTGCACGCTGTCCACACAGAGCAGCAACGCCTCTAGGATTTCCACCGTCACTTCAAACGCATTGTTTTGTCTGGTCCAGCTGGTCCGACAGATGTCCTTCAGTTCTTCGGCTCTCTCCTCTTTAACTGGGTAGAAAATTGAAATGGCGTGCTCCAACTCCAACTGCAGTAAAGGGGACTGGCTAAAGAACGACTCAATCTTCTTAAGGGTAGACATGACGAGCTGAACCCCGGACAGAGCCATACTGTTCGCCAGTGACATGTTCAACGAACGAGTAGATCTCAGCGTCAGCACTGCCATTGGGTGCCTCTCCATCAGTTTGGAggcaaatgtttttattttactaaaatGTGTCGCAGAGCAGAAGTGGGCTTGACCTCTACACTGTTGCATGTCCAAGCCCCATTTGTCAGTCATCTCAGACAGCAGGTTCTCCGCCAAGGCATCCCCCTCTCCTTCAAAGGACAAGAACCCAGCAAACCTCTCCCGCTGGCAGTTAGACTGGTCCACATAACGGAGAAAGACGGGGAGGTACCACTCTCCTGACATCTTCACCACATCATCAGTAAGTAATGAGAAGAAGCCATTTTGTTTAACTTCCTCCACCAGCTTGCTCTGGATGTATGTTTCACACACTTCAATCAGACGGTTGAGCTGGGTTGAGGAGTAGCACTCCTTATTCGCATCATACCTCTTCTTGAGGACTTCGTCTCCACAATTCATGCGATACTCTAACAATGCCTGAAAGTTGCTTCGACCATGGCCATCCTGATTATCATCACCAGGCCCTGTCGGAGGAATGCTTTGCTCTCCCAACAGTACAAGAACTTCAAATAAAGACTTAAGGTACTCTTTGtattcctcttcctctgagagTGTCTGGACGTCTTCCTTAGCCGTCTCTGCTTGAGACTTTTTGATTTCTAAAAAGGAAACAGAATTAGTTGCAAGACAGACACCTCATCAATCATTCATCTTGGAACAAATGTGGGCGTAGGAGTCATCGGTTTCATCGTCAGGTAATAAACACGTGTGTGTTGAAATTTCTACTTACTTTTTCTCCCCTTTCGCTCCGTTTCATCATCTTTGGTCTACAAAAATCAAAGGTATACATGTGATTACATAGAAACATCAAATTATACAATATTTCCCCCCCATTCATAACAATGAAGATTCTACCCACCGTCTCTTTACTGCGCTTCACCTGCCCATTTTGAGGTTGGCTTGGCACATCAAAGATAGTTGGTATGGCATCATCCTTCAACACGGCACTCTGAGCGTCCTGAgaacacagtgaagacaaaGGCGGAGTGACTCAAAAACATTACTTATGTTGAACTTATACTGTTCAATGTTCAAGTTGAAGTTGTGTTCTTTCACACTCTGAAGCTAAGTCCACAATGTAATATATTCATTGAATAACTAGTGAAATAACATGCAGGGCTGGATTAAACCCTGGGGTCTCAATGTCCTCTGCAATTTGGTCCCATGCAACTTGGAAACACAACTTACACTATCAATCGCAGACGTTTCGAAATGTTTTCCACAAAGTCTGTAGAATCTGTAAAGCTGGTCAGGTGATTTGTCTGTGAGGTCCTGCCTCTGACATTTTTCAACCCATGTCTTTGACCTGAAAGGAGAGGTTAAACTAAAATTAGATACATTTTAAAACGTCAGTAGAAATGGCTCAGTCCTGGTTCAGTGCTTTAACAATTCAACAAGCTATCCACaaaatgctgcatgtttttgcagCGTGGAATCATTTGTAACAAAGCCTGAGGATCTGATGGCAAacagcacaagaaacaaaagcatcaaatgtatgaaacaagaaacaaacaatggGCAACGggcatgtctgtgtttattcCTTAGATTTCTTGAGGTGAGGACAGCATGGTCAGCTAGAAACCTCACTCCTGTGATCACAGCAGTTCACAGCTGTTATGAAGGTGTGAGGAGA
This window of the Pempheris klunzingeri isolate RE-2024b chromosome 14, fPemKlu1.hap1, whole genome shotgun sequence genome carries:
- the thap12a gene encoding THAP domain containing 12a isoform X2, translated to MQNHCVVPNCSSGKSDPQPLFRFPYDPQRSKTWVEKCQRQDLTDKSPDQLYRFYRLCGKHFETSAIDSDAQSAVLKDDAIPTIFDVPSQPQNGQVKRSKETTKDDETERKGRKKIKKSQAETAKEDVQTLSEEEEYKEYLKSLFEVLVLLGEQSIPPTGPGDDNQDGHGRSNFQALLEYRMNCGDEVLKKRYDANKECYSSTQLNRLIEVCETYIQSKLVEEVKQNGFFSLLTDDVVKMSGEWYLPVFLRYVDQSNCQRERFAGFLSFEGEGDALAENLLSEMTDKWGLDMQQCRGQAHFCSATHFSKIKTFASKLMERHPMAVLTLRSTRSLNMSLANSMALSGVQLVMSTLKKIESFFSQSPLLQLELEHAISIFYPVKEERAEELKDICRTSWTRQNNAFEVTVEILEALLLCVDSVHDNEDMRWSDQVTHDALEISKALVDFEFVMALVVLKNATILTRAFGKNLQGEATDAHFAATSLKGLLQSLKEVSDNVDVYHEFWYDEAVNLATAMEIPVKVPRSVLRKHQSGSGAIRPESYYKEHLSVPVVDHVIKEMKELFCEDHLKVLRCLSLVPAVIEQHKSAEPEEECVQVFKNDIPNAGTLSAELHCWWVKWSKKGKGDTFPSSLRETLQLADVKFFPNMLSVLRLVGVLPTLVVEDSCTVAHKHFQKYMENTPDEFKSKSLALLSMNCDVGYDLDAMVEVYMKTHPDKEDG
- the thap12a gene encoding THAP domain containing 12a isoform X1 — translated: MQNHCVVPNCSSGKSDPQPLFRFPYDPQRSKTWVEKCQRQDLTDKSPDQLYRFYRLCGKHFETSAIDSDAQSAVLKDDAIPTIFDVPSQPQNGQVKRSKETTKDDETERKGRKKIKKSQAETAKEDVQTLSEEEEYKEYLKSLFEVLVLLGEQSIPPTGPGDDNQDGHGRSNFQALLEYRMNCGDEVLKKRYDANKECYSSTQLNRLIEVCETYIQSKLVEEVKQNGFFSLLTDDVVKMSGEWYLPVFLRYVDQSNCQRERFAGFLSFEGEGDALAENLLSEMTDKWGLDMQQCRGQAHFCSATHFSKIKTFASKLMERHPMAVLTLRSTRSLNMSLANSMALSGVQLVMSTLKKIESFFSQSPLLQLELEHAISIFYPVKEERAEELKDICRTSWTRQNNAFEVTVEILEALLLCVDSVHDNEDMRWSDQVTHDALEISKALVDFEFVMALVVLKNATILTRAFGKNLQGEATDAHFAATSLKGLLQSLKEVSDNVDVYHEFWYDEAVNLATAMEIPVKVPRSVLRKHQSGSGAIRPESYYKEHLSVPVVDHVIKEMKELFCEDHLKVLRCLSLVPAVIEQHKSAEPEEECVQVFKNDIPNAGTLSAELHCWWVKWSKKGKGDTFPSSLRETLQLADVKFFPNMLSVLRLVGVLPTLVVEDSCTVAHKHFQKYMENTPDEFKSKSLALLSMNCDVGYDLDAMVEVYMKTHPDKEDGS